A stretch of the Vigna radiata var. radiata cultivar VC1973A chromosome 7, Vradiata_ver6, whole genome shotgun sequence genome encodes the following:
- the LOC111240493 gene encoding putative UPF0051 protein ABCI9: protein MLIGDNAAANTYPYIQVKNPTARIEHEASTSKIEEDKLFFFQQRGIDKEKAMNAMICGFCHDVLEELPLEFRYETKQFMSLKLEGWVG, encoded by the exons ATGCTTATTGGGGACAATGCAGCTGCCAATACCTATCCTTACATTCAG GTGAAAAATCCAACGGCAAGAATTGAACATGAAGCCAGTACATCTAAAATTGAAGAAGATAAACTGTTCTTTTTTCAGCAAAGGGGAATAGACAAGGAAAAAGCAATGAACGCAATGATCTGTGGCTTTTGCCATGATGTCTTGGAAGAGCTTCCTCTTGAATTTCGTTATGAGACGAAGCAATTCATGAGCTTGAAGCTTGAGGGCTGGGTAGGTTAA
- the LOC106765838 gene encoding protein PHOX1 translates to MRKKTKQVGEVRDDSKMGDSSPKAYDNDTMVFISMSQELKNEGNKLFQKRDVEGAILKYEKALKLLPRNHIDVSYLRSNMAACYMQMGVSEFPKAIHECDLALEVTPKYSKALLKRARCYEALNRLDLALRDVSTVLKMEPNNVIALEISEKVKNALEEKGSRVNDTIIELPPNYVEPPSPLTPEKIVKENMRKNKGYTEEKKAPNDKLLERKTEEKKTEDSIVVVEKKTNTSKKKKAKEKNDEKKADIKEVIEEGSNGRKEHVPNKTVKLIFGDDIRCAELPINCSLFQLREVIQDRFSSLGAALVKYRDQEGDLVTITSDDELRTAEIGSHSCIRLYIVEATPEQDPLFEKFKVKEGEVVGINIAVENGCVGKANGIDSSSCIEDWIIQFAKLFKNHVGFECDRYLDFHEHGMKLYSEAMEETITGEEAQGLFDMARDKFQEMTALALFNWGNVHMSKARKKIYKTEDSSKDHLCELIKSSYEWTLEEYSKAEEKYDAAIKIKSDFYEGFLALGLQKFEQAKLLWYYALNSNVDSLTWPSAEVLHLYNNAEENMEKGMHIWEESEKQNLSKMSDSNYSILDLQNMGLDGVFESMSSEDLAAQEAHMRSQINLLWGTILYERSIVEFKSGLPMWHETLAASVEKFELAGASPTDIAVILKNHCSNNTAVDGLAFKIDEIVQAWKEMYKAKMWKSGFPSFRLEALFRRRVSKTYHAFELA, encoded by the exons atgagaaagaaaacaaagcaaGTAGGAGAAGTAAGGGACGATAGTAAAATGGGAGATAGCAGTCCCAAAGCATATGATAATGATACTATGGTGTTCATTTCCATGTCTCAAGAATTGAAGAATGAGGGAAACAAGCTGTTCCAGAAGAGGGATGTTGAAGGAGCAATACTAAAATATGAGAAAGCCCTGAAGTTACTTCCGAGAAATCATATTGATGTGTCCTATCTGCGGAGCAACATGGCTGCATGCTATATGCAGATGGGGGTCAGTGAGTTCCCAAAGGCTATTCATGAATGTGATTTGGCTCTTGAAGTGACACCCAAATATAGTAAAGCACTGTTGAAGAGAGCAAGGTGCTATGAAGCTTTAAATAGGCTGGATTTAGCTCTAAGAGATGTCAGCACTGTTCTAAAGATGGAACCAAATAATGTCATAGCATTAGAGATCTCAGAAAAGGTGAAAAATGCACTTGAGGAGAAAGGATCGAGAGTTAACGATACAATAATTGAGTTGCCTCCAAATTATGTCGAACCTCCTAGTCCTTTGACTCCAGAAAAGATAGTGAAAGAGAATATGCGCAAGAATAAGGGCTATACGGAGGAAAAGAAGGCTCCTAATGACAAACTTCTAGAAAGGAAAACTGAGGAGAAGAAGACTGAGGACAGCATTGTGGTTGTTGAGAAGAAGACCAACACATCCAAGAAGAAGAAGGCCAAGGAAAAGAATGATGAGAAGAAGGCTGATATAAAGGAGGTTATAGAGGAAGGAAGTAATGGTAGAAAGGAACATGTTCCTAACAAAACAGTTAAACTTATTTTTGGTGATGATATAAGATGTGCTGAACTTCCTATCAATTGTAGCCTCTTCCAGTTAAGAGAAGTTATTCAAGATCGATTCTCGAGCCTAGGAGCTGCTCTTGTCAAATACAGGGACCAAGAAGGTGATTTAGTCACAATCACTTCTGATGATGAATTAAGAACGGCTGAAATAGGATCTCATAGTTGTATCAGACTGTACATAGTAGAAGCCACTCCTGAGCAGGATCCACTTTTTGAGAAATTTAAAGTGAAGGAGGGGGAAGTTGTTGGCATTAACATTGCAGTTGAGAATGGCTGTGTGGGAAAAGCAAATGGAATTGATAGCTCTTCTTGCATTGAGGATTGGATAATTCAGTTTGCAAAATTGTTCAAGAACCATGTTGGTTTTGAGTGTGACAGATATTTGGATTTTCACGAACATGGTATGAAGCTATATTCCGAGGCTATGGAGGAGACAATTACAGGCGAAGAAGCACAAGGCCTATTTGACATGGCTAGAGATAAGTTCCAAGAGATGACTGCTCTTGCATTGTTCAACTGGGGAAATGTTCATATGTCTAAGGCAaggaaaaagatatataaaacaGAAGACTCTTCTAAAGACCATCTATGCGAACTGATCAAGAGTTCATATGAATGGACGCTGGAAGAGTATTCAAAGgcagaagaaaaatatgatgcaGCCATTAAAATTAAGTCAGATTTTTATGAAGGATTTTTGGCTCTGGGGCTACAGAAGTTTGAGCAAGCAAAACTCTTGTGGTATTATGCACTCAATAGTAATGTAGACTCATTAACATGGCCTTCCGCTGAGGTTCTCCATCTTTACAACAATGCTGAAGAAAATATGGAGAAAGGAATGCATATATGGGAAGAATCTGAAAAGCAGAACTTGAGTAAAATGTCTGATTCAAATTATTCTATATTGGATTTGCAGAACATGGGGTTGGATGGGGTTTTTGAAAGTATGTCCTCAGAAGATCTTGCAGCACAGGAGGCACATATGAGGTCTCAAATAAATCTCCTATGGGGTACCATTCTCTACGAACGCTCAATTGTGGAGTTCAAATCAGGGCTACCTATGTGGCATGAAACTCTTGCGGCTTCAGTTGAGAAATTTGAACTTGCAGGAGCTTCTCCAACAGATATAGctgtaattttgaagaatcACTGTTCAAATAATACTGCAGTAGATG GTCTTGCCTTCAAAATTGATGAAATAGTACAGGCATGGAAGGAGATGTACAAAGCTAAAATGTGGAAGAGTGGATTTCCATCATTTCGTTTGGAAGCCTTATTCAGAAGGCGAGTTTCAAAAACTTATCATGCCTTTGAGCTTGCATGA